One Rossellomorea aquimaris DNA window includes the following coding sequences:
- a CDS encoding fumarate hydratase, whose protein sequence is MNKETLQQSMYDLIVETSTNLPKDVRRAIRSAKARENAGTRSAMSLDTISNNVKMADDNVSPICQDTGLPTFKIKTPVGVNQLEIKDAIYAAMVQATKDGKLRPNSVDSLTGANSGDNLGLGTPVIKFEQWEKDYIDARLILKGGGCENKNIQYSLPCELEGLGRAGRDLDGIRKCVMHSVYQAQGQGCSAGFIGVGIGGDRSSGYDLAKEQLFRSVDDVNANEDLRKLEEYVMEHANELGIGTMGFGGETTLLGCKVGVMNRIPASFFVSVAYNCWAFRRLGVKLDVESGGIDEWFYQEGEKIDLTQGSEAELETAAASSGEQPNVVVLQAPITEEKIRELKVGDVVQINGRMYTGRDAIHKHLSENDAPVDLDGQIIYHCGPVMLKDDEGNWHVKAAGPTTSIREEPYQGDIMKRFGIRAVIGKGGMGPKTLAALKDHGGVYLNAIGGAAQYYADCIKGVDGVDLMQFGIPEAMWHLNVEGFTAVVTMDSHGNSLHEEVDKSSLEKLAQFKEPVFK, encoded by the coding sequence ATGAATAAAGAGACATTACAGCAAAGTATGTACGATTTGATTGTGGAAACATCCACGAACCTGCCAAAGGATGTCAGGCGTGCGATCCGTTCGGCGAAAGCCCGTGAGAACGCAGGTACACGCTCGGCGATGAGCTTGGACACGATTTCGAATAATGTAAAGATGGCGGATGACAATGTATCACCGATTTGTCAGGATACAGGACTTCCGACTTTTAAAATAAAAACACCGGTCGGCGTGAATCAGCTTGAAATCAAAGATGCGATCTATGCTGCCATGGTACAGGCGACGAAGGACGGAAAGCTTCGGCCGAACTCAGTTGATTCATTGACCGGGGCAAACTCAGGAGACAATCTTGGCTTAGGGACACCGGTCATCAAGTTCGAGCAGTGGGAAAAGGATTACATTGATGCGCGCTTGATTTTAAAAGGTGGCGGTTGTGAAAATAAAAATATCCAGTACAGCCTTCCGTGTGAACTAGAAGGACTGGGCCGTGCCGGTCGTGACCTGGATGGAATCCGTAAATGCGTGATGCATTCGGTGTATCAGGCCCAGGGACAAGGCTGCAGTGCCGGCTTCATCGGCGTCGGAATCGGGGGAGACCGTTCTTCAGGCTATGACTTGGCAAAAGAACAACTGTTCCGTTCCGTTGATGACGTGAATGCGAATGAAGACCTTCGTAAGTTAGAAGAGTATGTGATGGAACATGCGAATGAGCTTGGAATCGGCACGATGGGATTCGGTGGCGAAACGACTCTGCTTGGCTGTAAAGTCGGCGTGATGAATCGTATTCCTGCGAGCTTCTTCGTATCAGTTGCCTATAACTGTTGGGCATTCCGTCGTTTAGGCGTGAAGCTTGATGTGGAATCAGGCGGTATCGACGAATGGTTCTACCAGGAAGGCGAGAAAATCGATCTTACTCAAGGGTCAGAAGCTGAGCTTGAAACGGCAGCGGCTTCATCCGGCGAACAGCCAAACGTTGTGGTACTCCAAGCTCCAATCACCGAAGAGAAAATCCGTGAGCTGAAAGTGGGAGATGTGGTTCAAATCAACGGCCGCATGTACACCGGCCGTGACGCGATTCACAAGCATCTGAGTGAGAATGATGCACCAGTGGATCTTGATGGTCAAATCATCTATCACTGTGGTCCGGTCATGCTGAAGGACGATGAAGGCAACTGGCACGTCAAAGCGGCTGGCCCGACAACATCGATTCGTGAAGAGCCTTATCAAGGGGACATCATGAAGCGCTTCGGAATCCGGGCGGTCATCGGAAAAGGTGGAATGGGTCCGAAAACCCTTGCTGCCTTGAAAGATCATGGCGGAGTGTATCTGAATGCCATAGGTGGAGCGGCTCAATACTACGCAGATTGCATCAAAGGGGTAGATGGAGTGGATCTGATGCAGTTCGGTATTCCTGAAGCGATGTGGCACCTGAATGTAGAAGGTTTCACAGCGGTTGTAACAATGGACTCCCATGGTAACAGCCTCCATGAAGAAGTGGATAAATCGTCATTGGAAAAATTAGCTCAATTTAAAGAGCCTGTTTTTAAATAA
- a CDS encoding DUF4825 domain-containing protein, whose protein sequence is MIFNKLVSMLFLSLMVFLTGCASNSEKSNITSIEDVNIDTLKENSGTYVGDNSKVSAILQELPGGETIQEIDLSREMVKVTYGNKEGSLSESDVDEFWFDGDHADRKNFYYNAVYLTLLVPNAQEYHFQVDESMVSVSRDKMVKNLQDEFEEFPSGEAIWDKKIVSEFIDEHNGKLTEMATKYQTFFE, encoded by the coding sequence ATGATTTTCAATAAATTGGTGAGCATGTTGTTTCTTTCTTTAATGGTGTTCTTAACAGGGTGTGCAAGCAATAGTGAAAAATCGAATATTACTTCAATTGAAGACGTGAATATTGATACGTTAAAAGAAAACAGCGGAACCTATGTGGGGGACAACTCCAAGGTCAGTGCGATCCTTCAGGAATTGCCTGGTGGAGAAACGATTCAGGAAATCGATCTTTCAAGAGAAATGGTGAAGGTGACCTATGGGAATAAAGAAGGGAGCCTCTCTGAAAGTGACGTGGATGAGTTTTGGTTTGACGGTGATCATGCAGACCGGAAGAACTTTTATTACAACGCCGTCTACCTGACCCTTCTCGTTCCGAATGCCCAGGAATATCACTTCCAAGTAGACGAATCCATGGTATCCGTTTCAAGGGACAAAATGGTCAAGAACCTCCAAGATGAATTTGAAGAATTCCCATCAGGCGAAGCCATCTGGGACAAAAAGATCGTATCTGAATTCATCGATGAACATAACGGAAAACTAACCGAAATGGCCACGAAGTATCAGACGTTTTTTGAGTGA